A single Arachidicoccus sp. BS20 DNA region contains:
- a CDS encoding TonB-dependent siderophore receptor has product MGKLTTLLLFLISCISLNAQTGFLKGKALSKDHKAAVGVTANLAETPFTAMTDNEGVFVIKAPAGSYKLLVSQVGTRVKEINVNIPDGDTAFIPDIIMEETAHSLSEVNVIGSKNPFGDKQSSYVARMPLSNMENPQTYTLIPQTLLAQQIVTNYQDVFKNISGSGVASTATNGRVTMTSRGFKVWSVVTDGVSGYTMTDIDPANIERVEVIKGPAGVLFGGGAGGGVTSFGGITNIVTKRPYNSFGGNISYTAGSYGLNRLTFDVNTPLNADRTVLFRMNAARNDDKSSQDAGFTKSTFLAPSLYYQVNSRVSLNVDAEFYDRNATSPYWFTPYKKTAFKDARDLPLNYNLSFTNNDVFYHAQQLNVRAQINTVIKKNWRSQTSFVRTTNDISGPQQSLVGITDSTLTRQINAGPLNYNTLQIQQNFTGDWHIGSMRNRLVLGLDYFDYATNSNAATITVDTVNFLNPGSNYGNFNMALVNQKLATATYKMSNASQKSYSAYFSDVLNITERLDVMAALRVDRFQDEGTKNVTTGAVDGKYGQTALSPKFGLVYQPLLNKISLFANYMNGFNNVGGVDYEGKTFKPESGNQWESGAKFNLIHGLLVSTISYYHIKVYNVLRTDLEHNGYHIQDGTQLSRGVEFELNANPLRGWNLLAGYAYNHSEYLKADEGLTGTRPDGSGPVHTANLWTSYTIHGGITDGLGFGFGGVYGSDLENLKHLTGFKVPSYTIVDATIFYDRPVYRIGIKVNNLGNQQYWNNRLQLQPMRNVAVNLTLHI; this is encoded by the coding sequence ATGGGAAAATTAACGACACTACTTCTTTTTTTGATTTCATGTATTTCACTGAATGCCCAAACGGGATTCTTAAAAGGTAAGGCTTTATCAAAAGACCACAAGGCAGCTGTAGGGGTAACTGCTAATTTAGCGGAAACTCCTTTTACTGCAATGACTGATAATGAAGGTGTGTTTGTTATAAAAGCTCCCGCAGGTAGCTATAAATTACTTGTTAGCCAAGTAGGAACAAGAGTAAAAGAGATAAACGTAAATATTCCTGACGGAGATACTGCTTTTATTCCGGATATTATTATGGAAGAAACAGCGCATAGCCTTTCTGAAGTAAATGTAATAGGCAGCAAAAACCCGTTTGGCGATAAACAATCTTCTTATGTTGCACGTATGCCGTTGAGTAATATGGAGAATCCCCAAACCTATACATTAATACCTCAGACTTTGCTTGCTCAGCAAATTGTTACGAATTATCAAGATGTCTTCAAAAATATATCCGGTTCAGGTGTCGCATCTACAGCTACCAATGGAAGGGTTACTATGACCTCAAGAGGATTTAAGGTTTGGAGCGTAGTCACAGACGGTGTATCGGGCTATACTATGACAGATATAGACCCGGCAAATATAGAGCGGGTAGAAGTTATAAAAGGACCTGCCGGTGTATTATTTGGTGGAGGCGCAGGTGGAGGTGTTACTTCTTTCGGTGGTATTACAAATATTGTTACTAAAAGACCTTATAATTCTTTTGGCGGAAATATAAGCTATACTGCAGGAAGCTACGGTCTCAACAGGCTTACCTTTGATGTGAATACTCCTCTAAATGCAGACCGAACTGTGCTTTTCCGTATGAATGCTGCAAGAAACGATGATAAGTCATCGCAAGATGCAGGTTTTACTAAAAGTACGTTTTTGGCTCCCTCTTTGTATTATCAGGTAAACAGCAGAGTATCCTTGAATGTGGATGCCGAGTTCTATGACAGAAACGCCACAAGCCCTTATTGGTTTACACCATATAAGAAAACGGCTTTCAAAGACGCTCGGGATTTGCCTTTAAATTATAACCTGTCTTTTACCAATAATGATGTATTCTATCATGCGCAACAACTGAATGTTCGTGCTCAGATTAATACGGTCATCAAAAAAAATTGGCGTTCACAAACTTCTTTTGTACGTACGACCAATGATATTAGTGGACCGCAGCAATCGCTTGTCGGTATTACGGACTCTACTTTGACAAGACAAATCAATGCGGGCCCTTTAAATTATAATACGCTTCAGATACAACAGAATTTTACCGGAGACTGGCATATCGGTTCCATGCGAAACAGGTTAGTATTAGGGTTGGACTATTTTGATTATGCTACTAATTCCAATGCTGCTACAATTACTGTGGATACGGTAAACTTTTTAAACCCCGGAAGCAATTACGGTAATTTTAATATGGCTCTCGTAAATCAAAAACTGGCAACGGCAACATATAAAATGTCCAATGCATCGCAAAAATCATACAGTGCCTATTTCTCTGATGTTTTAAATATTACTGAGAGATTGGATGTTATGGCTGCGCTTCGTGTGGACAGGTTTCAGGATGAGGGAACCAAAAATGTGACTACAGGCGCCGTTGACGGAAAATACGGGCAAACGGCATTGTCTCCTAAATTCGGTCTTGTCTATCAACCTTTGCTGAATAAAATATCATTGTTTGCCAATTATATGAACGGCTTTAATAATGTCGGTGGAGTTGATTATGAAGGAAAGACGTTTAAGCCGGAATCGGGCAACCAATGGGAAAGTGGTGCTAAATTCAATTTGATACACGGGCTTCTTGTGAGTACAATCAGCTATTATCATATAAAAGTATATAATGTCCTAAGAACTGATTTGGAACATAACGGTTATCATATTCAAGACGGTACACAATTGAGCCGAGGCGTGGAATTTGAGTTGAACGCCAATCCGCTTCGCGGGTGGAATCTGTTAGCCGGCTATGCTTATAACCACAGCGAATATTTGAAAGCCGATGAAGGATTGACAGGTACGCGACCAGACGGTTCGGGTCCGGTGCATACAGCCAACCTTTGGACAAGCTATACGATTCATGGCGGTATTACAGACGGTTTGGGCTTTGGTTTTGGCGGTGTGTATGGAAGTGACTTGGAAAATCTGAAACATCTTACAGGGTTTAAAGTCCCATCTTATACAATAGTTGATGCCACGATATTCTACGACCGTCCGGTTTACCGCATTGGTATCAAAGTGAATAACTTGGGAAATCAGCAGTATTGGAACAATAGGCTTCAATTGCAGCCAATGAGGAATGTGGCTGTTAATCTTACATTGCATATATAG
- a CDS encoding DUF4198 domain-containing protein, with protein MKTTAVFKNLLLLTVLVCLFQGASAHYLWIELPSAGLKQNVAADIKIYFGQLDEGRRETKGQRLDEVKHVQLYVVCPDGKKEQLSLTEEDSFYLARFTPQQTGRYAFCAADTLENVADWRKYNIGIVRLGFFSTAFAAVGKISSDISTGNYNDLCFVEKTKGWNNQQPVYQLFFKGKVLKNTKVNISAENEWTRSIKTDANGKFSFVPLWTGHYVIDFIYTDKTLGTYQGKSFEAVRSRATIHYFKAEYKDKS; from the coding sequence ATGAAAACAACAGCCGTATTTAAAAATTTGCTTCTTTTAACCGTTTTGGTTTGCTTGTTTCAAGGTGCATCCGCTCATTATTTATGGATTGAGTTGCCTTCAGCCGGGCTGAAACAAAATGTGGCGGCAGATATAAAAATATATTTTGGTCAGCTTGATGAAGGAAGACGGGAGACGAAAGGGCAGCGCTTAGATGAAGTTAAACACGTACAATTATATGTAGTCTGTCCGGATGGTAAAAAAGAACAATTATCATTAACAGAAGAAGATAGTTTTTATTTGGCACGCTTTACACCGCAACAGACAGGACGTTATGCATTTTGCGCCGCAGATACTTTGGAAAATGTTGCTGATTGGAGAAAATATAATATAGGAATTGTTCGCTTAGGCTTTTTTTCTACGGCATTTGCAGCAGTAGGAAAAATTTCGTCGGATATATCAACCGGCAATTATAATGATTTATGTTTTGTAGAAAAAACAAAAGGCTGGAACAACCAACAGCCTGTTTACCAATTGTTTTTTAAGGGTAAAGTTCTTAAAAATACAAAAGTGAATATATCTGCTGAAAATGAATGGACACGGAGTATTAAGACTGATGCTAACGGTAAATTCTCTTTTGTTCCGTTATGGACGGGACATTATGTAATAGATTTTATTTACACAGACAAAACACTAGGAACATATCAGGGAAAAAGTTTTGAAGCGGTTCGTAGCAGGGCTACAATACATTATTTCAAAGCGGAATATAAAGATAAATCGTGA
- a CDS encoding carboxypeptidase-like regulatory domain-containing protein: MKKSLFVAIFSFFCIKIFAQQISSYVYNKNGETLVAATVRNISTNKATITNGKGYFELNTTSSNDKLSVEYIGYDTKEILASSLIKNDTIFINQSSHNLQDVVISNEDKYELVRRIIAKTKQALPPYCTYNYYFKDFIKIGGKIKYYSDALVETDFNLNKNNTYLSASRSLKKIDSTDEKVVGKLKVFEHIDRDFSYSALFKYYVFINDKKPDIAKNYRIRIINSSDSLLKISFQPIGKQTSRTQNLMTWFVNKKDSLIREIQLKLLPSQIGKPAASNLANKQYWINNEEIFKYEKKDDNLLLNSVYVTQIKNETSRFLTSFKPFEYQADEAIIVTNTQISNKEIPKSKDKKTYHWYETLQSLGKNYTTPFWENIYGIQQTQDEKDFFSR; the protein is encoded by the coding sequence ATGAAGAAATCTTTATTTGTGGCAATTTTCTCGTTCTTTTGTATCAAAATTTTCGCCCAACAAATTTCCAGCTATGTTTACAACAAAAACGGCGAAACACTCGTTGCCGCGACAGTTCGCAATATTTCGACCAATAAAGCAACTATTACCAATGGAAAAGGCTATTTTGAATTAAATACAACTTCTTCCAACGATAAGCTTTCTGTTGAATATATCGGTTATGATACCAAGGAAATTCTTGCTTCATCATTGATAAAAAATGATACTATTTTCATTAATCAATCTTCACACAATTTGCAGGATGTAGTTATTTCTAATGAAGATAAATATGAATTAGTCAGGAGAATTATTGCTAAAACAAAACAAGCGTTGCCGCCATATTGCACCTACAATTATTATTTCAAAGACTTTATAAAAATCGGCGGGAAAATAAAATATTATTCCGATGCGCTTGTAGAAACGGATTTTAATCTTAATAAAAACAACACCTATTTATCGGCATCGCGAAGCCTGAAAAAAATTGACAGCACAGACGAAAAAGTTGTAGGCAAGCTAAAAGTATTTGAACATATAGACAGGGATTTTTCTTATTCTGCCTTGTTTAAATACTATGTTTTCATAAATGATAAAAAACCGGATATAGCAAAAAATTATCGTATTCGTATAATCAATAGTTCTGACAGTTTATTGAAAATATCATTTCAACCGATTGGCAAACAAACATCGCGAACGCAAAATTTAATGACTTGGTTTGTTAATAAAAAAGACTCTCTTATCAGGGAAATACAATTAAAACTTTTGCCTTCACAGATAGGAAAACCGGCTGCAAGTAATTTAGCAAATAAACAATATTGGATAAACAATGAAGAAATTTTCAAGTATGAAAAAAAGGACGATAACTTGCTTTTAAATTCAGTATATGTAACCCAAATTAAAAATGAGACTTCTCGGTTTTTAACGTCTTTCAAGCCTTTTGAATATCAGGCAGATGAAGCAATTATTGTAACAAATACACAGATATCCAATAAAGAAATTCCAAAATCAAAAGACAAAAAAACATATCATTGGTACGAAACTTTGCAATCATTAGGCAAAAATTACACAACACCATTTTGGGAAAATATTTATGGCATTCAGCAAACGCAGGATGAAAAAGATTTCTTTAGCCGTTAA
- a CDS encoding C1 family peptidase translates to MKKIFLSAFALTAILSVANAQDNLVKKASETAGDNTKQGFHFTNVIDLSTTPIENQGSSGTCWSYSTNSFLESEMIKAGKKPLPLSPIYTARNQYTDKADRYVRFQGAIGWGDGGEPHDVINMYAKYGTIPEANYSGLVNGKKINHFDGMQKLLKGIIDSVSKAHGAIDPAAWKAQFQKVLDDSLGAVPKTFTYEGKSYTPQTFAKEVVGLDPDNYEEFISETTAPYYKKALMECSDDWAFVYDYNVTPTDLTDVIDNALKKGYTVAWGADVSEPYFNWAPFGVAFVPANASSLEGKRLTRDEKAAIFNGSRDEMTITPEVRQAGLDNLTTTDDHGMHIVGLAKDQDGKEFYIVKNSWGETNQYKGFLYVSKAYVQYKTTSILVNKKAIPKSLKKKLKG, encoded by the coding sequence ATGAAGAAAATTTTTCTTTCTGCATTTGCGCTTACGGCAATTTTAAGCGTTGCGAATGCACAAGACAATTTAGTTAAAAAAGCAAGCGAAACTGCAGGCGACAATACTAAGCAAGGATTTCACTTTACCAATGTAATTGACCTTTCCACAACTCCGATTGAAAACCAAGGTTCATCGGGAACTTGCTGGAGCTATTCCACCAATTCATTTCTCGAATCAGAAATGATCAAAGCCGGCAAAAAGCCGTTGCCCCTTTCGCCTATCTATACTGCACGCAATCAATATACGGACAAGGCTGACAGGTATGTGCGTTTTCAAGGCGCTATCGGTTGGGGCGACGGCGGCGAACCGCATGACGTAATTAATATGTACGCAAAATACGGCACCATTCCCGAAGCCAATTATTCCGGTTTGGTAAACGGTAAAAAAATCAACCACTTTGATGGAATGCAAAAGTTGTTGAAAGGCATTATTGATTCTGTTTCAAAGGCTCACGGAGCTATTGACCCGGCAGCATGGAAAGCCCAATTCCAAAAAGTGCTGGACGACAGTCTCGGCGCCGTTCCAAAAACATTTACTTATGAAGGCAAGTCTTACACACCGCAAACCTTTGCAAAGGAAGTCGTAGGTCTTGACCCTGATAATTATGAAGAGTTTATCTCTGAAACCACCGCTCCTTATTACAAAAAAGCATTGATGGAGTGTTCAGACGATTGGGCATTTGTATACGATTACAATGTAACGCCTACCGATTTGACAGATGTCATTGACAATGCTTTGAAAAAAGGCTATACGGTTGCGTGGGGCGCCGATGTATCTGAACCATATTTCAATTGGGCACCGTTTGGTGTGGCTTTCGTTCCGGCAAATGCATCGTCGCTCGAAGGCAAAAGATTAACCCGCGACGAGAAAGCAGCCATCTTCAACGGCAGTAGAGATGAAATGACTATTACGCCCGAAGTTCGTCAAGCCGGATTGGACAATTTAACTACAACCGACGACCACGGAATGCACATCGTAGGTTTGGCAAAAGACCAGGACGGAAAAGAATTTTACATCGTAAAAAATTCCTGGGGCGAAACCAATCAGTACAAAGGATTTTTGTATGTATCAAAAGCGTATGTTCAATACAAAACCACATCTATTTTGGTAAATAAAAAGGCAATTCCAAAGAGCTTGAAAAAGAAATTGAAAGGATAG
- a CDS encoding M15 family metallopeptidase, with protein sequence MDKKSVFLPLLIFVFSCGTNVRLNAQTYTKNKYGLEIINDVHTYQKAIDNNPNEQLVLLTDYVPHLKTDFVYATKHNFTHTILYKNPKPYALLATAKALAQAAKDLKTQGFGILLFDGYRPYSITEKMWQVVPDARYAADPKFGSGHNKGVAVDITLYNLQDGKPLQMPTGFDNFTDTAHSDFMNLPDNVLHNRKLLKDVMNKYGFTQLSTEWWHFSINNPNNEYKILDLSFDELNKHIKSK encoded by the coding sequence ATGGACAAAAAAAGTGTTTTTCTACCGTTATTGATTTTTGTTTTTTCGTGCGGCACAAATGTTCGGCTCAACGCTCAAACATACACAAAAAATAAATACGGGTTAGAGATTATCAATGATGTTCACACTTATCAAAAAGCAATTGATAACAATCCGAATGAGCAATTAGTGTTGCTTACAGATTATGTTCCGCATTTGAAAACGGATTTTGTGTATGCAACCAAACACAATTTCACACACACAATTTTGTATAAAAATCCAAAGCCCTACGCGCTGCTGGCAACAGCAAAAGCATTGGCACAAGCCGCGAAAGACTTAAAAACACAAGGCTTTGGCATTTTATTATTCGATGGCTACCGACCTTATTCCATAACTGAAAAAATGTGGCAAGTGGTTCCGGATGCACGTTATGCCGCCGATCCTAAATTTGGAAGCGGGCACAACAAAGGCGTTGCCGTGGACATTACTTTATATAATTTACAAGACGGGAAACCATTACAGATGCCCACAGGTTTTGACAATTTTACCGATACGGCACACAGCGATTTTATGAATCTTCCCGACAATGTTTTACACAACCGAAAATTGCTGAAAGACGTAATGAACAAATATGGTTTCACGCAGCTTTCAACGGAATGGTGGCATTTTTCCATTAACAATCCCAACAACGAATACAAAATCCTTGACCTGAGCTTCGATGAGCTAAACAAACACATAAAATCAAAATAA
- a CDS encoding septal ring lytic transglycosylase RlpA family protein translates to MNCKLFLLLVILFSVQIVFAQKKPTNVKIIHTDSSKIVYGRASFYSKSLEGTRTAMGGRYHHEKMTAASNFFKLGTWVRVTRIATGKSVIVYINDRTHPSMAKRGRVVDLSRAAAIALKIISAGVVKVKVESVDEGTVE, encoded by the coding sequence ATGAATTGTAAACTTTTTTTATTGCTTGTTATATTGTTTTCTGTACAAATAGTTTTTGCACAGAAGAAGCCGACAAATGTAAAGATTATTCATACCGACAGCAGCAAGATTGTTTACGGCAGAGCATCGTTTTACAGCAAAAGCCTGGAAGGAACAAGAACGGCAATGGGCGGAAGATATCATCACGAAAAAATGACGGCGGCGAGTAATTTTTTCAAGCTTGGAACCTGGGTGCGCGTTACAAGAATAGCAACAGGAAAATCGGTAATTGTATATATTAATGACAGAACGCATCCGTCAATGGCGAAAAGAGGAAGAGTCGTCGATTTGTCAAGAGCCGCAGCCATTGCGTTAAAAATTATCAGCGCCGGTGTTGTAAAAGTGAAGGTGGAAAGTGTGGATGAAGGAACGGTGGAATAA
- a CDS encoding glutaminyl-peptide cyclotransferase produces MKSIAVSLFILLAASCQNANKQSSSNTDSTSVPANDPAAINYSVINMYPHDSSAFTEGFFLRDGKIYESTGLKGHSEILIYDLASGRVDKKIAIPSQYFGEGINIINNQLFQLTWTSHKVFVYDLPNLNKVKELNWPYEGWGMTNDGKNLIISTGSSNLYYVNPADFSIVKTVNVTGQYGPLSNINELEYVDGFIYANVWQTDNIVKINPNSGKVVGQMDLTNIRQKNGVPATGDVLNGIAYDSTKNTLLITGKDWTKIFELKLN; encoded by the coding sequence ATGAAATCCATAGCAGTTTCTTTATTCATTTTATTAGCGGCTTCATGCCAAAATGCAAACAAGCAATCTTCGTCAAATACAGACAGTACAAGTGTTCCGGCGAACGACCCGGCTGCAATTAATTATAGCGTGATTAATATGTATCCGCACGATTCTTCGGCTTTTACCGAAGGTTTTTTTCTGAGAGACGGAAAAATTTACGAAAGTACAGGCTTGAAAGGACACAGCGAAATATTGATTTACGATTTGGCTTCCGGCAGGGTGGATAAGAAAATAGCAATCCCGTCGCAGTACTTCGGCGAAGGAATTAATATCATCAATAACCAATTGTTTCAACTAACGTGGACTTCGCACAAAGTATTTGTGTACGACTTGCCAAACCTGAATAAAGTGAAAGAACTCAATTGGCCTTACGAAGGCTGGGGCATGACGAACGATGGAAAAAATCTCATCATCAGTACCGGCAGCAGCAATTTGTATTATGTGAATCCTGCGGATTTCAGCATTGTGAAAACCGTGAACGTTACAGGACAATACGGACCTTTATCAAACATCAACGAGTTGGAATATGTTGATGGATTTATCTATGCCAATGTTTGGCAGACCGATAATATTGTGAAGATTAACCCGAACAGCGGAAAGGTTGTAGGACAGATGGATTTGACCAACATTCGCCAGAAAAACGGCGTGCCTGCAACCGGCGATGTATTAAACGGAATTGCGTATGATTCCACAAAAAATACGTTGTTGATTACAGGAAAAGACTGGACAA